The DNA window ATCTCCTCTCCAGACGGCATTGACGGTCTCGACCACCCGGCGGAGCTTGGCCTCCTGCTCGGCCGGGGTGATCCGGTTGCCTTCCATGGTGGACGCGAAGCCGCACTGCGGGCTGAGGGCCAGGCGATCGAGCGGCACGAAGCGCGCGGCCTCGTCGATGCGCGCGCGCAGCTCGGCCACCGTCTCGAGGCGCGGGGTCTTCGTGGTGACCAGGCCGAGCACCACGGTGCGGTCGTCCGGCATCGCGCGCAGCGGCTCGAAGCCGCCCGAGCGCCGGTCGTCGTACTCGAGCAGGAAGCGCTGGAAGTGGCTCCGGCTGAACACCCGGGCAATGGGCTCGTAGCCGCCGCTGGCGTAGAACATGGACTGGTTGTTGCCGCGGCAGATGTGCAGGGCGAACGTGACACCGGGGTGCCGGCCGATCACCGCGTTGTCCATCTCGATACACGCGTCGATCAGCCGGTCGGGGTCGCTGCCGCGCGTGCGGTAGCCCTCGCGCAGCTCCGGGTCGAGGAGCGCCGCATACTGGGGCGCGTCGATCTGGATGTAGGTGCCGCCGAGACGCACCAGCTCCTCGACCTCGCGACGGGTGAGGTCCACGATGTCGGCCAGGTAGGCGTCGCGCGTCGGGTAGGCGCCGGTGGACTGCTCGGGATCGTAGTAGGCGGCGGCCTGCTGGCTGCTGATCAGCGTGACCTTGACCGGGCGGTCGGTGCGGCCGCGCAAGTAGACCAGCTCCTCGGTGCACATGCTCCGTCGCCAGCGCAGCTTCTCGACGACCACCGGCCGCTTGAAGAGGAGCCGCTCGCCGGCTTCGTTGTGGAAGGGAATCGCCCAGCCGCCGAACTTGTCGAAGCCCTCGAGCGCGTCGATGAGGTGGCCGAAGAAGGCGTAGCGGCGCAGCTCGCCGTCGGTCAGCACGTCGAGGCCCGCCGCCTCCTGCAGGCTCACCGCGTCGTCCACCGCCTGGTCCTCGACCTGCTTGAGCGCGGCCGCCGACAGCTCGCCCCGCTCCCACCGCGAGCGGGCGGCCTTCAGCTCGGGGGGGCGCAGGAGGCTGCCGACGACGTCGCTTCTAATCATGTATCCGCTCGGCTCGCCTTCGGCTGCGCCTCGCCAGGCACCGTATCC is part of the Candidatus Methylomirabilota bacterium genome and encodes:
- a CDS encoding cobalamin-independent methionine synthase II family protein encodes the protein MIRSDVVGSLLRPPELKAARSRWERGELSAAALKQVEDQAVDDAVSLQEAAGLDVLTDGELRRYAFFGHLIDALEGFDKFGGWAIPFHNEAGERLLFKRPVVVEKLRWRRSMCTEELVYLRGRTDRPVKVTLISSQQAAAYYDPEQSTGAYPTRDAYLADIVDLTRREVEELVRLGGTYIQIDAPQYAALLDPELREGYRTRGSDPDRLIDACIEMDNAVIGRHPGVTFALHICRGNNQSMFYASGGYEPIARVFSRSHFQRFLLEYDDRRSGGFEPLRAMPDDRTVVLGLVTTKTPRLETVAELRARIDEAARFVPLDRLALSPQCGFASTMEGNRITPAEQEAKLRRVVETVNAVWRGDTR